One part of the Mariniblastus fucicola genome encodes these proteins:
- a CDS encoding MauE/DoxX family redox-associated membrane protein has protein sequence MNEVPISELPPKPWTIRYVLLLLSASAQLITLIITWPLWNVRTEVPHLPVFDLGIPQLPFAWVLVGSLAIVPFRPKLGVWLHFALMLTACLFDQMRAQPQFLAIWILMFATLKHSSQNYARWFLSSLWIWAGLHKALSPEWNTFRAFKMTRNIGLDAEEWYVTVAIAVAVTEIIVGLLAWWKPKWGAIGCVMLHVGIVIYLSPLFMNWNFSVIPWNLATAVVGCWILWTCDFKPTGRHRWAFGAFMIAPTLFFVGWWDHGYAHVLYSGMMPQGLATRNDGSLEKTVGWGALAVPFPKERRTLRQRFEADSEVGEVLHIFDPRPALPDLHFKKLATGVEQISRDEFFAGTESVPGVELDSERHIFLLALAGAKMRKREKGAMITGIIFEAPYFKSEQLQHLRFLPNLEEVQLSNTSVGDADMKWLVDLPKLEAIGLNQTAISDRGVDILCESDTLEEIQVDDTNVSDEAMQRFLDSR, from the coding sequence ATGAACGAAGTTCCCATCAGCGAGTTGCCTCCCAAGCCGTGGACGATCCGGTACGTGCTGTTGTTATTGTCCGCGTCCGCTCAGCTCATCACGCTGATAATCACCTGGCCGTTGTGGAACGTTCGCACCGAAGTCCCCCATCTTCCAGTGTTCGACCTTGGGATTCCCCAACTGCCTTTCGCATGGGTATTGGTTGGATCCCTGGCGATCGTTCCGTTCCGACCGAAGCTTGGCGTTTGGCTGCACTTCGCGCTGATGCTAACGGCTTGCCTGTTTGATCAGATGCGGGCACAACCTCAATTCCTTGCGATTTGGATTCTGATGTTCGCCACGCTGAAACATTCGTCGCAGAATTATGCTCGTTGGTTTCTAAGTTCGCTTTGGATTTGGGCGGGACTGCACAAAGCACTATCGCCAGAGTGGAATACTTTTCGCGCCTTCAAAATGACCCGGAACATCGGACTTGATGCCGAAGAATGGTACGTGACCGTGGCGATCGCGGTCGCGGTGACTGAGATTATTGTGGGCCTGTTGGCGTGGTGGAAACCCAAATGGGGAGCCATCGGTTGCGTGATGCTGCACGTGGGAATCGTGATTTACCTCTCGCCTCTGTTCATGAACTGGAACTTCAGCGTGATCCCCTGGAACCTTGCCACCGCCGTGGTGGGGTGCTGGATTCTTTGGACGTGTGATTTCAAACCGACGGGTCGGCATCGATGGGCTTTTGGTGCCTTCATGATTGCGCCCACACTATTCTTTGTTGGCTGGTGGGATCACGGATACGCACATGTACTGTACTCGGGAATGATGCCCCAGGGTCTGGCGACGCGAAACGACGGTTCGCTTGAAAAGACGGTTGGCTGGGGAGCGTTGGCGGTGCCGTTCCCGAAAGAACGTAGAACGCTCCGACAGCGATTCGAGGCGGATTCCGAAGTGGGCGAAGTGCTCCACATATTTGATCCTCGGCCAGCCTTGCCAGATTTGCATTTCAAAAAGCTGGCGACTGGCGTGGAACAGATCAGCCGGGACGAGTTCTTTGCCGGTACTGAATCGGTTCCAGGAGTCGAACTTGATTCTGAACGACACATCTTTCTGTTGGCTCTGGCTGGGGCAAAAATGCGGAAGCGTGAGAAAGGAGCGATGATCACCGGCATCATCTTCGAAGCTCCCTACTTTAAATCCGAGCAGCTTCAGCATCTTCGTTTCCTGCCAAATCTCGAAGAGGTTCAGCTTTCCAATACGTCTGTCGGAGACGCTGACATGAAATGGTTGGTGGATCTTCCGAAGCTCGAAGCCATCGGACTCAACCAGACCGCGATCAGCGACCGTGGTGTGGATATTTTGTGCGAGTCCGATACGTTGGAAGAGATTCAGGTCGATGACACGAACGTATCCGACGAGGCGATGCAGCGATTCCTGGATTCGCGTTAG
- a CDS encoding CvpA family protein yields the protein MSVYDIAMIIVFLGAIWFGYWKGLAWQVASVAAIFLSYFVAVTFPDALVPYISAEPPFNRFAAMLILFIGTSLIVWTIFASVSKSLKKMELKGFDRQAGALLGAFKGALLCMVITMFSVSLLGEQARDAIHQSKTGYYVVRGIDQLSGFAPAELAQFIHPYVTKFQENIVDENGNLPQQNPIFNGESQQVNDQTQFGNPDGGYQQTPAGDYPQWQTQASPAGYQRPATTPQNGQPQTQPWQGSYQSGTFGSPVPQNNNGYQQGNFGTQGQPQTQWQQPKNSQQFQSPTQWQPPAQTSPTQQNPNGWSTQFPNITEGQNGWPNVQFNVNSKELLERGAGAALDAGKQWLENQRQ from the coding sequence ATGTCAGTCTATGACATTGCCATGATCATTGTCTTTTTAGGCGCCATCTGGTTTGGATACTGGAAAGGGCTCGCCTGGCAAGTCGCTTCTGTGGCAGCGATCTTTTTGAGCTACTTCGTCGCCGTCACGTTTCCTGACGCGCTCGTCCCCTACATTTCAGCCGAACCACCTTTCAACCGGTTCGCTGCAATGCTGATCCTGTTTATTGGTACTTCGCTGATCGTCTGGACAATTTTTGCGTCCGTCAGCAAGTCGCTGAAGAAGATGGAACTCAAAGGCTTCGATCGCCAGGCGGGAGCACTTCTCGGCGCGTTCAAAGGCGCTTTGCTGTGCATGGTCATCACCATGTTCTCCGTTTCACTGCTGGGCGAGCAAGCACGCGATGCGATTCATCAATCCAAAACGGGTTACTACGTGGTTCGTGGAATCGATCAGCTGTCTGGCTTTGCTCCAGCAGAACTGGCGCAATTCATTCATCCCTACGTGACAAAATTCCAGGAGAACATCGTCGACGAAAATGGAAACTTGCCGCAACAAAATCCGATTTTCAATGGCGAGTCACAACAAGTGAACGACCAGACGCAATTTGGAAATCCCGATGGCGGATACCAACAGACGCCCGCCGGCGACTACCCTCAGTGGCAAACCCAAGCCAGCCCTGCAGGATACCAGCGACCTGCAACAACGCCGCAAAACGGTCAGCCGCAAACCCAGCCGTGGCAAGGTAGCTATCAAAGCGGAACGTTCGGCAGTCCTGTTCCGCAAAACAACAATGGCTATCAGCAAGGAAACTTCGGGACTCAGGGTCAGCCGCAAACTCAGTGGCAGCAGCCCAAAAACAGCCAGCAGTTCCAGAGTCCGACGCAGTGGCAGCCTCCGGCTCAAACTTCACCAACGCAGCAGAATCCAAACGGCTGGAGCACCCAGTTCCCAAACATCACCGAAGGCCAGAACGGCTGGCCGAACGTGCAGTTTAACGTCAACAGCAAGGAACTTCTCGAACGCGGCGCCGGAGCAGCACTCGACGCGGGCAAGCAATGGCTTGAGAACCAGCGACAATAG
- a CDS encoding DUF1501 domain-containing protein, translating to MFSRRQMLQTLSSGFGYLAFSSLATAAAARESLDDKPTNPLAPKDPHFAAKAKRVIFLCMRGGPSHLDTFDYKPELIKNHGKTGAFRGSLLKSPWEFKQRGESGLWISELLPEIGSMADELCLLRGMNTDLPVHPRAMTQLHTGATQFVRPSLGAWTLYGLGTENESMPGFVSINSPAGASQEMGSAFIPSVYAGTKVGGSGGRGGRAMRRGGSTSTVPDIRNSGLTTKQQRTQLDFIQRLNQEKMQRDQHQPGVEGVIESYELAFRMQSAMPEIMDVSGEDEATLDMYGINESATSAFGRQCLLARRMSESGVRFVEISHNGWDTHFSMDSKIPELCEQIDKPIAGLLTDLKQRGLLEDTLVVWAGEFGRTPYAQNGNGRDHNNKGFTTWMAGGGVKGGFSFGATDENGYEAVEGKCHIHDWHATILHLLGLDHTQLTYRYAGRDFRLTDVHGNILKDIIS from the coding sequence ATGTTCTCACGCCGACAGATGCTGCAAACGTTGTCGTCCGGATTTGGCTATCTTGCGTTCTCATCTCTGGCCACGGCTGCGGCCGCAAGAGAAAGTCTCGACGACAAGCCAACCAATCCGCTGGCTCCGAAAGATCCGCACTTTGCCGCCAAAGCGAAACGCGTCATCTTTCTGTGCATGCGTGGCGGCCCGTCGCATCTCGACACGTTCGACTACAAGCCTGAGCTGATCAAGAACCATGGCAAAACAGGTGCTTTTCGCGGCTCGCTGCTCAAGTCGCCCTGGGAGTTCAAGCAACGAGGCGAAAGCGGGCTTTGGATCTCCGAACTGCTACCGGAGATCGGTTCGATGGCGGACGAGCTATGTCTGCTGCGTGGCATGAACACGGACCTTCCAGTGCACCCGCGGGCGATGACTCAACTGCACACCGGTGCGACGCAGTTTGTCCGCCCTTCCCTGGGCGCGTGGACGTTGTACGGGCTGGGGACGGAAAACGAAAGCATGCCGGGGTTTGTTTCGATCAATTCGCCCGCGGGCGCCTCCCAGGAAATGGGCAGCGCCTTCATTCCTTCGGTCTACGCCGGAACCAAAGTCGGTGGATCGGGCGGAAGAGGCGGTCGGGCGATGCGGCGAGGCGGGAGTACGTCGACAGTCCCGGATATCAGGAACTCCGGACTGACGACGAAGCAGCAACGCACTCAGTTGGATTTCATTCAACGTTTGAATCAGGAAAAGATGCAGCGGGATCAGCATCAGCCCGGCGTCGAAGGCGTGATCGAAAGTTACGAGTTGGCGTTTCGCATGCAAAGTGCCATGCCGGAAATTATGGATGTCTCGGGTGAAGACGAAGCCACTCTGGATATGTATGGCATCAACGAAAGCGCGACCAGTGCCTTCGGTCGTCAATGTCTGCTGGCTCGCCGCATGTCGGAGTCAGGCGTTCGATTTGTCGAGATCAGCCACAATGGCTGGGATACGCATTTCTCAATGGACTCAAAGATTCCGGAACTCTGCGAACAGATCGACAAGCCGATCGCCGGGTTGCTGACCGATCTGAAGCAGCGTGGATTGCTTGAGGATACGCTTGTCGTGTGGGCCGGCGAGTTCGGCCGAACGCCCTACGCACAAAACGGCAACGGCCGCGACCACAATAACAAAGGGTTCACGACGTGGATGGCCGGCGGTGGTGTCAAAGGCGGTTTCAGCTTTGGTGCGACCGATGAAAATGGCTACGAAGCGGTCGAAGGCAAGTGCCATATTCACGACTGGCACGCCACGATTTTGCATCTGCTTGGCCTTGATCACACTCAGCTAACGTATCGATACGCCGGTCGCGATTTCCGGTTGACGGATGTGCACGGGAATATTCTGAAAGACATTATTAGCTGA
- a CDS encoding PSD1 and planctomycete cytochrome C domain-containing protein produces MNKHVLPLLIIATLMAASQAAIGQEELSREQLNFFEVKIRPVLVKECYGCHSAKTGATKGGLMVDTKEALLLGGDSGPAIVPGELDESLLWGSINHEDYNMPPGKMLSEKVIADFRTWIEMGAPDPRVMKVADIKSEITDADVEKGREFWAFKKPTKPSVPRVQNESWAHSEIDQFVLAKLESSELQPADDADAETVLRRLTYGLIGLPPTPQQVDWFRKNFKRDPEAAVGKVVDQLLDSDQFGERWGRHWLDVARYGESTGREVNLTFPNAWRYRDYVIDSFNEDKPYDQFVQEQIAGDLLPAKNDEQWADNIIATGFLAIGPKTLAEQNGRQFRLDLIDEQVDVTSRAVLGVSVACARCHDHKFDPIPQSDYYAMSGIFENTSTHYGTIDTLQNRRPSNLIMLPIDDPKMKDKKLSRKELQELKDQLAEAQTEFREATRARQQMRRNGSSGNNQQQAFISVARASSRSAALKAKLDSYDANGNPLTYAMGVQKVKTPVVTRLLGRGEFDQPGQVVDRGFPQVLCEEPIELNPKSSGRLELARWMGSADNPLTARVMVNRIWQHMMGQAIVRTPENFGATGQAPTHPELLDWLAVRFVEEGWSVKTLVREIATSHIYRTSSQFNSSAFHVDPTNELLWRFEPRRLEAEALRDSILAVSGELDKQRPYSSLAGTAGEGLVRDGTIFSVADKSNSGSAMNSMSSRRGSARRGGRMQNMMASMTERAVNRAGGAITTLDQPVNYRSVYLPVVRDNIARSLEVFDFAESTMIVGKREASNTPDQGLYFLNNEFVIRQSELFAKRLMEEHKNVGDQVRGAFLRAYGRDATDAEISAARDFYEQFEVPTGRWRRDSGAALKKLTALCQGILASAEFRFLN; encoded by the coding sequence ATGAACAAGCACGTGCTTCCCCTTCTGATCATCGCCACGCTCATGGCCGCATCCCAGGCTGCCATCGGCCAGGAAGAGCTTTCACGCGAACAGCTCAATTTCTTCGAAGTAAAGATTCGACCGGTGTTGGTCAAGGAATGCTACGGCTGCCATAGCGCTAAAACGGGCGCGACCAAAGGCGGCCTGATGGTGGACACCAAAGAGGCTCTACTGCTCGGCGGAGACAGTGGTCCGGCGATCGTACCCGGTGAGCTTGACGAAAGTCTGCTGTGGGGGTCGATCAATCACGAAGACTACAACATGCCGCCAGGAAAAATGCTTTCCGAAAAAGTCATCGCGGATTTTCGCACGTGGATCGAGATGGGAGCACCCGATCCGAGAGTGATGAAAGTCGCCGATATCAAATCAGAAATCACGGACGCGGACGTGGAAAAAGGCCGCGAGTTTTGGGCCTTTAAGAAACCGACCAAGCCATCTGTTCCTCGGGTGCAGAACGAGTCGTGGGCTCATAGTGAAATCGATCAGTTCGTGCTCGCGAAACTCGAATCGAGTGAGCTTCAGCCCGCCGATGATGCGGATGCGGAAACGGTTTTGCGTCGTTTGACCTACGGGCTGATTGGATTGCCGCCTACTCCTCAGCAGGTGGACTGGTTCCGGAAAAATTTCAAACGCGATCCCGAGGCTGCGGTCGGGAAAGTCGTCGATCAGTTGCTCGACAGCGATCAGTTTGGCGAGCGATGGGGGCGTCACTGGCTGGACGTTGCACGCTACGGTGAATCAACCGGTCGGGAGGTCAACCTGACGTTTCCCAATGCCTGGCGGTATCGCGACTATGTGATTGACTCGTTCAACGAAGACAAGCCGTACGATCAGTTTGTGCAGGAGCAAATCGCGGGCGACCTGTTGCCAGCGAAAAACGATGAGCAATGGGCGGACAACATCATTGCGACGGGCTTTCTGGCGATCGGACCAAAGACGCTTGCCGAACAGAACGGCCGACAATTCCGACTGGACCTGATCGACGAGCAGGTCGACGTCACCTCCCGTGCAGTGCTTGGTGTGTCAGTCGCCTGTGCCCGCTGCCACGACCACAAGTTTGATCCGATTCCGCAGTCGGACTACTACGCAATGTCGGGGATTTTCGAGAATACTTCGACCCACTACGGCACGATCGACACGCTGCAGAATCGACGGCCAAGCAATTTGATCATGTTGCCGATCGACGATCCGAAAATGAAAGACAAAAAGCTTTCGCGAAAAGAGTTGCAGGAATTGAAAGATCAACTGGCCGAGGCGCAGACGGAGTTTCGTGAAGCCACTCGGGCGCGGCAACAGATGCGTCGCAACGGTTCGTCTGGCAATAACCAGCAACAGGCTTTTATCAGCGTTGCTCGTGCGTCGTCGCGGTCGGCTGCGTTGAAAGCGAAACTTGATTCGTATGATGCCAATGGAAACCCGTTGACCTACGCGATGGGAGTTCAGAAAGTCAAAACGCCGGTCGTTACGCGATTGCTTGGCCGTGGCGAATTTGATCAGCCCGGACAGGTCGTCGACCGTGGCTTTCCTCAAGTCCTCTGTGAGGAGCCGATTGAGTTGAATCCGAAATCGAGCGGTCGTCTTGAGTTGGCTCGCTGGATGGGCAGTGCAGACAATCCGCTGACGGCTCGCGTGATGGTGAACCGAATTTGGCAGCACATGATGGGGCAAGCGATCGTACGGACTCCGGAGAACTTTGGCGCAACCGGTCAGGCGCCGACGCATCCGGAATTGCTCGATTGGCTGGCGGTCAGGTTTGTTGAAGAGGGCTGGAGTGTGAAAACTCTGGTCCGCGAAATCGCAACGTCGCACATTTACAGAACGTCCAGCCAATTCAATTCATCAGCCTTTCACGTCGACCCGACGAATGAGTTGCTGTGGCGATTTGAGCCGCGTCGTTTGGAAGCCGAAGCGCTGCGTGATTCGATTCTGGCTGTCAGCGGCGAACTGGACAAACAACGTCCTTACAGCTCATTGGCGGGGACTGCCGGTGAAGGCCTGGTTCGCGATGGAACAATTTTTTCGGTCGCCGACAAATCCAATTCTGGTTCTGCAATGAACAGCATGAGTAGTCGGCGTGGCTCTGCACGCCGTGGTGGCCGAATGCAAAACATGATGGCAAGCATGACAGAGAGGGCGGTCAATCGAGCCGGTGGCGCGATCACGACCCTCGACCAGCCAGTCAACTATCGAAGCGTGTACCTTCCGGTCGTTCGTGACAACATCGCGAGATCGTTGGAGGTGTTCGACTTTGCTGAATCCACCATGATCGTGGGCAAGCGGGAAGCCTCCAACACTCCAGATCAGGGGCTGTACTTTCTGAATAACGAGTTCGTGATCCGGCAAAGTGAGCTGTTCGCCAAGCGTCTGATGGAGGAACACAAGAACGTCGGTGATCAGGTTCGCGGCGCGTTTTTGCGAGCTTACGGTCGTGACGCGACAGACGCAGAAATTTCGGCTGCTCGTGATTTTTACGAACAATTTGAAGTCCCGACCGGCCGCTGGCGACGTGATAGTGGTGCGGCACTGAAAAAGTTGACTGCACTTTGTCAGGGGATCTTGGCTTCGGCCGAATTCCGTTTTTTGAACTAA
- a CDS encoding L-serine ammonia-lyase, iron-sulfur-dependent, subunit alpha, translating into MIVSIFNDVIGPVMRGPSSSHCAAALRIGRLARDLMGGQFSHVKVEFDNSGSLPATHTSQGSDMGLFGGLLGWNADDERLPGSDQTIKESGIELDFIYGDYGDEHPNTYRLTLSNSAIEHSIIAISTGGGIFEVLSIDGVPITLFGDYFETLVWIENDSQIDTESLESGLGADFVKLNQSESTTILQIQSQQPLTKDQLQSIAGITHVAHLDPVLPVGSRRGLTVPFQTCAEMLDRCESGKSLWQLAVEYEMDRGGLTEGQVIEKMCEIVSILRTSIQQGLAGTEYADRVLGFQSGGFAEAMEAGKLIDGGVLNKIVLYTTALMEVKSSMGVIVAAPTAGACAALPATCLAVGESLNLTDEQIAKGMLAAGIIGVFIATHWSFAAEVGGCQAEGGSAASMAAAALVTFQNGTPKQATGAASMAMQNMLGLICDPVANRVEVPCLGKNVMAASNAVSCANMALSGFDAVIPFDETIAAAKRVAERMPREHRCTALGGLAITPTSKAIEKRLAGGCGSGCGCAPVGLSK; encoded by the coding sequence ATGATAGTAAGCATATTCAATGACGTTATCGGCCCGGTGATGCGTGGCCCTTCCAGTTCGCACTGCGCCGCGGCGCTCCGCATCGGCCGGCTGGCCCGCGACCTCATGGGAGGCCAGTTCAGTCACGTCAAAGTCGAATTCGACAACAGCGGTTCCCTGCCAGCCACTCACACCAGCCAGGGCTCGGACATGGGTTTGTTCGGAGGCTTGTTGGGCTGGAATGCCGACGACGAAAGGCTCCCGGGCTCAGACCAGACGATCAAGGAATCGGGGATCGAGCTCGATTTCATCTACGGCGACTATGGCGATGAACACCCGAACACCTATCGACTGACGCTCTCGAATTCGGCCATCGAACATTCGATAATCGCGATCTCAACCGGTGGTGGAATCTTCGAAGTGCTCTCGATCGACGGCGTGCCGATCACACTTTTTGGCGACTATTTCGAAACGCTGGTTTGGATTGAAAACGATTCGCAGATCGATACTGAATCGCTGGAAAGCGGACTTGGGGCCGACTTTGTAAAGCTGAATCAGTCGGAATCGACGACGATCTTGCAGATTCAGTCGCAGCAACCGTTGACGAAGGACCAGCTTCAAAGCATCGCCGGGATCACACACGTCGCACATCTGGATCCTGTCCTGCCGGTGGGATCACGCCGCGGACTGACCGTGCCGTTTCAAACATGTGCTGAGATGCTTGATCGCTGTGAGTCAGGCAAATCGCTCTGGCAGTTGGCGGTCGAGTACGAAATGGATCGCGGTGGTTTAACGGAAGGTCAAGTCATCGAAAAGATGTGCGAGATCGTTTCGATTCTGCGAACCAGTATCCAACAGGGGCTTGCCGGAACCGAGTATGCCGATCGAGTACTCGGTTTTCAATCGGGCGGATTTGCGGAAGCGATGGAAGCAGGGAAACTGATCGACGGCGGAGTGTTGAACAAGATCGTGCTGTACACCACAGCATTGATGGAAGTCAAAAGCAGCATGGGCGTGATCGTCGCGGCTCCGACAGCCGGAGCCTGTGCAGCCCTTCCGGCAACATGCCTGGCGGTCGGCGAATCGCTCAACCTGACCGACGAACAGATCGCGAAAGGCATGTTGGCGGCGGGCATCATCGGCGTCTTCATTGCGACTCACTGGAGCTTTGCGGCAGAAGTCGGCGGCTGTCAGGCTGAAGGCGGATCTGCAGCGTCAATGGCAGCAGCAGCTCTGGTCACGTTTCAAAATGGAACGCCCAAACAGGCGACCGGCGCGGCTTCGATGGCGATGCAAAACATGCTGGGGCTAATCTGTGATCCAGTCGCCAATCGCGTCGAAGTTCCGTGTCTGGGCAAGAATGTGATGGCGGCCAGCAACGCGGTTTCCTGCGCAAACATGGCGCTGTCAGGGTTCGACGCTGTCATTCCATTCGACGAAACGATCGCTGCCGCCAAACGTGTCGCCGAACGAATGCCGCGCGAGCATCGATGCACCGCGCTTGGGGGATTGGCGATCACGCCGACCTCCAAAGCCATCGAAAAACGGCTTGCCGGAGGTTGTGGATCAGGCTGCGGTTGCGCACCGGTTGGACTGTCGAAGTAA
- a CDS encoding Flp family type IVb pilin: MQQLTKQKIARFLSDESGPTAVEYAVMLALILAVCIAAFATMGSASANLWTDNTTQIDTFMNN; the protein is encoded by the coding sequence ATGCAACAATTGACGAAACAGAAGATCGCAAGATTCCTAAGCGACGAGTCCGGTCCAACCGCGGTCGAATACGCCGTCATGTTGGCGTTGATCCTTGCTGTGTGTATCGCCGCGTTCGCGACCATGGGTTCGGCAAGCGCAAACCTGTGGACCGACAACACGACTCAAATTGACACCTTCATGAACAACTAG
- a CDS encoding metal-dependent hydrolase, which translates to MADFKTHITASTILGIGYGGVAHLKFDVPLGHCMIAGALCSVAGMLPDLDSKSGIPQREMLCFVSVLVPMLMMFRFQELGFTAEQMVFVAGVSYVVIRFGLGELFKRFTKHRGMWHSIPAAAVAAMATYLVCFSPETGIRLFKAWSVFLGFILHLLLDELYSVDMMGRRLKKSWGTALKFFGKDSFANISTYTKVGLLALLIANDGTLMDCCRDNGFYNHGVGDDHDHEHKITDHLPSIEPDYLQGLFERTDDSVRR; encoded by the coding sequence ATGGCCGATTTCAAGACCCACATCACCGCCAGCACGATTCTTGGTATCGGCTACGGCGGAGTGGCTCATCTCAAGTTTGACGTTCCGCTGGGACACTGCATGATCGCCGGTGCGCTGTGCAGTGTGGCCGGGATGCTTCCGGACCTCGATAGCAAGAGCGGGATTCCTCAGCGGGAAATGCTGTGCTTTGTGTCAGTGCTGGTCCCGATGTTAATGATGTTCCGATTTCAGGAACTGGGGTTCACTGCTGAACAGATGGTGTTCGTGGCCGGCGTTTCCTATGTCGTGATAAGGTTCGGGCTTGGCGAGTTGTTCAAACGATTTACGAAACACCGCGGGATGTGGCACAGCATTCCGGCCGCAGCAGTTGCGGCGATGGCGACTTACCTCGTTTGCTTTTCGCCAGAGACAGGGATTCGACTTTTTAAAGCCTGGTCTGTTTTCCTTGGGTTTATTTTGCACCTGTTGCTCGATGAACTCTACTCGGTCGACATGATGGGTCGGCGACTGAAAAAGAGCTGGGGAACGGCGCTGAAGTTCTTTGGAAAGGATTCCTTTGCAAACATTTCTACCTACACGAAAGTCGGGCTGTTGGCGTTGTTGATCGCGAACGATGGCACGTTGATGGACTGTTGTCGCGACAACGGGTTCTACAATCACGGCGTCGGTGACGATCACGACCACGAACACAAAATTACCGATCATCTTCCGTCAATCGAGCCCGACTACCTTCAGGGGCTGTTTGAACGAACGGACGATTCGGTGCGGCGTTAG
- a CDS encoding zf-TFIIB domain-containing protein, translating to MIDSESLGGVIQMRRSAYRGPEDSPVPVNFNELDLHSTCPACFSTMEAHHYCGPGNIVLDTCMKCKLAWLDHGELSKITRAPGRR from the coding sequence GTGATCGATTCCGAATCACTTGGTGGCGTCATCCAAATGCGGCGTTCCGCCTACCGCGGGCCAGAAGACAGCCCCGTTCCTGTCAACTTCAACGAGCTCGACTTGCACAGCACCTGTCCCGCCTGTTTTTCGACGATGGAAGCCCATCATTATTGCGGTCCTGGCAACATCGTTCTTGATACTTGCATGAAGTGTAAACTGGCGTGGCTCGACCACGGCGAGCTTTCCAAAATCACACGGGCGCCCGGCAGAAGATAA
- a CDS encoding VPGUxxT family thioredoxin-like (seleno)protein, type 2 translates to MTKLFLSIAALLFASWFVANSPDDPVAAEIGSVKWNRDYQSAKKIAAESETPLMLLFQEVPGUQTCVDFGRGPMTNPLLVEAAEELFVPVLIYNNHKGSDEKLLKHFEEPAWNNPVVRYLDAKEQDLIPRKELVLTTAETASRMADSLRKARNEIPAWLTALAVPTRAKSLEQATFSMYUFWEGEAQLGSIDGVYATAAAWRDGVEVVSLLFDPDEVAYRTLVEKAKQFKCTSKVFAHSKSQLEVANELVGDKAVMANESQKPRFAKASDQKYYLANSPLKSLPMCGCQMTKLNAAMGLGQPVDALLSPRQKVLAKRILRRLESDPDSLDGFISPSDDNELGDYSTKLEAALSK, encoded by the coding sequence ATGACCAAACTTTTTCTTTCAATCGCGGCGTTACTGTTTGCTTCGTGGTTTGTCGCGAATTCGCCCGACGACCCGGTTGCCGCGGAAATTGGCAGCGTCAAATGGAATCGCGATTACCAGTCGGCAAAGAAGATCGCAGCGGAATCCGAAACGCCGCTGATGCTGTTGTTTCAGGAAGTTCCCGGCTGACAAACTTGCGTCGATTTTGGCCGTGGGCCAATGACGAATCCGCTGCTGGTCGAAGCTGCCGAAGAGCTGTTTGTTCCGGTGTTGATTTACAACAACCATAAAGGCTCTGACGAAAAACTGCTCAAGCATTTCGAAGAACCGGCTTGGAACAATCCGGTAGTCCGCTACCTCGACGCAAAAGAACAGGATCTGATACCGCGAAAGGAACTGGTGCTCACGACAGCCGAAACGGCGAGCCGGATGGCTGATTCGCTTCGCAAAGCCAGGAATGAAATCCCCGCCTGGCTAACGGCACTCGCGGTTCCTACTCGCGCCAAAAGCCTGGAACAGGCAACGTTTTCGATGTACTGATTCTGGGAAGGAGAAGCCCAGTTGGGCTCAATTGATGGCGTCTACGCAACGGCCGCGGCATGGCGTGATGGCGTGGAAGTCGTTTCGCTACTTTTCGATCCGGACGAAGTTGCCTATCGAACGCTGGTCGAAAAAGCCAAGCAGTTCAAATGCACGTCCAAAGTTTTCGCTCATTCGAAATCACAGCTTGAAGTCGCGAACGAACTCGTGGGTGACAAAGCCGTTATGGCGAACGAATCTCAGAAGCCACGTTTTGCCAAAGCCTCAGACCAAAAGTATTACCTGGCGAATTCGCCGCTGAAGAGCCTTCCGATGTGTGGTTGCCAGATGACGAAACTGAATGCCGCGATGGGTTTGGGACAGCCGGTCGATGCGTTGCTAAGTCCGCGCCAGAAAGTGCTGGCGAAGCGAATTCTGCGACGGCTGGAATCGGACCCAGATTCGCTGGACGGATTCATTTCGCCATCGGACGACAACGAACTTGGCGACTATTCAACGAAACTCGAAGCGGCACTTTCGAAATAA